A genome region from Arachis duranensis cultivar V14167 chromosome 8, aradu.V14167.gnm2.J7QH, whole genome shotgun sequence includes the following:
- the LOC127741119 gene encoding uncharacterized protein LOC127741119, with amino-acid sequence MTEADLQRLRDQGAICGGGDAERQYELALPDADERVGYLNLDSPTVPDWKWVYESMFTRLSVRLPFSPFVQDLLSRCYVAPSQLHPNSWAAVWSFELREYFKVRPVQGHHPFWLTLEGEHRFPTYWNFGAGPSVLTKVTYDVLSPEDKDIASVLWHLFGERPLNPRDVMGDLEACRTYIVEMAGGLTSLSRLKAAMDQEEGSSASPANPASNPAVDSRAVSQEVVSSGVRVGARASPGPVSSPEVVVVTAVEASWKRKRPEEPSSETFREEGVVPTVMDRRFDASGFIDQHLMPGTEPFFYDCDVSFQAKSVYHALLRSAVIVRKAEPVMAQVDLLDKKLRHSQAEVAKLKELFEAAEVAREKAVKSSEEAGAEILRLSEVETSLLSQLSAERQRASDAGSQAAVILGELEVLKAKVAALKKEKAELLVDAKGAIVATEKTMRAQASVLAPGADVSVMGAFKTVRDGQIVDLA; translated from the exons ATGACGGAGGCCGATCTTCAGAGGCTCCGTGATCAGGGGGCGATTTGTGGTGGCGGTGATGCGGAGCGGCAGTACGAGCTTGCCCTCCCGGATGCCGATGAGCGTGTTGGCTATCTGAATCTTGATTCACCCACTGTGCCGGATTGGAAGTGGGTTTATGAGTCGATGTTTACTCGGCTCAGCGTGCGACTTCCTTTTTCGCCGTTTGTTCAGGATTTGCTGAGTCGGTGTTATGTGGCGCCGTCTCAGCTTCATCCGAATAGCTGGGCCGCCGTCTGGTCTTTTGAGCTG AGAGAGTATTTTAAAGTGCGCCCTGTCCAGGGGCATCATCCATTTTGGCTGACGTTAGAGGGTGAGCACCGGTTTCCGACCTATTGGAACTTCGGTGCCGGTCCGTCGGTTTTGACTAAGGTCACCTATGATGTCTTGTCTCCTGAGGATAAGGATATTGCTAGTGTCTTGTGGCATTTGTTCGGGGAGCGCCCGTTAAATCCTCGGGATGTCATGGGGGATCTTGAGGCCTGTCGGACGTATATTG TTGAAATGGCTGGTGGTTTGACTTCCTTGTCGCGTTTGAAGGCAGCGATGGATCAGGAGGAGGGGTCGTCGGCATCTCCTGCTAACCCTGCCTCCAACCCCGCTGTGGATTCCCGAGCTGTTTCTCAGGAGGTGGTTTCGTCGGGAGTGAGGGTTGGTGCTCGGGCTTCACCTGGTCCTGTGAGCTCGCCTGAAGTTGTTGTGGTGACGGCTGTCGAGGCttcttggaaaagaaagagGCCTGAGGAGCCTAGTAGTGAGACCTTTAGGGAGGAGGGTGTTGTGCCTACTGTGATGGACCGCCGTTTTGATGCTTCGGGGTTCATAGATCAGCACTTGATGCCTGGAACAGAgccatttttttatgattgtgatGTTTCGTTCCAAGCTAAGTCGGTGTATCATGCCCTCCTTCGGTCTGCTGTTATCGTTCGGAAGGCTGAGCCCGTGATGGCTCAGGTCGATCTGTTGGACAAGAAGCTCCGTCATTCTCAAGCTGAGGTGGCTAAGTTGAAAGAGCTGTTTGAAGCTGCCGAGGTGGCGAGGGAGAAGGCAGTGAAGTCTTCCGAGGAAGCTGGGGCGGAAATTCTACGCCTTTCCGAGGTCGAGACTTCGCTTCTTTCTCAGCTGAGTGCGGAGCGGCAACGGGCTTCCGATGCGGGTTCTCAGGCTGCCGTGATTCTTGGCGAGCTGGAGGTTTTGAAGGCCAAAGTTGCTGCTCTAAAGAAGGAGAAGGCGGAGTTGTTGGTCGACGCGAAGGGAGCTATCGTGGCCACCGAGAAAACAATGAGGGCTCAAGCTTCGGTGCTGGCCCCGGGTGCGGATGTGTCGGTAATGGGGGCTTTCAAGACTGTCCGTGATGGCCAGATTGTTGACCTTGCATag